CTCTTCATCTGCCACCCTTAACCGGTTTTCTATATATTCTCTTAGCCGTCTGGCAGAGGTGTATGAATTTGCCAGGTTAAAATCATCAAGCGCCCTGACATAAGAATTGGCAATGTCTGCAACAAATACCGGATCAGATGACTGCATTGACAGGGATATAGAGGGATTATCCTTTGATTTTGACACCCTGACATCTTCGGCAAACGATTTTGTTATCTTGCGCCTCTCTTCATTGGCTATTCCCATTATCATAAAGTAATCATATCGCCTGAGTACATCCATTGCCAGTTCATTACTTTTTAATACCGCCTCAAATACCGCAGATGGCGTTGAACGTGAACCACCAAGCCCTGAAACACCAAACTGTTCAAGAAAGGCGGCCTTGAGTTCAATCCCTGAGCCCCCACCATCCTCCGCCTCAGGGAGTATAACTGTGTTTGCCTCATATACCTTTTCTGAAAAAAAACTTAAAATACCTGTCAGGATTGTGATAACGAGGCAGAACTTGATCAGAAATTTTCGCCTGTTATAAATCGGGTATATAAGATCGATGAGGTTTATCTCATCATCCTCGTAACATATTTCAGGGGGTATTTGATTGGGTTTTTCGGGTGTTTCTTGCATTGGTTATACCTGGGTAAAAGTTGTTTCTAATTTAAAAATTTAAAAATTCAAGGTTTAATGAACCGAGATTCAAAGTTTAAAAATTAAACGATTTAAAGTTAGCAAAATAGGGTCATTTAAATTTTGAACCCTTATAGCTACTCTTTCTTAAGTAGGACATAAAGTTGGATATTTGTTTACTGAGATGTTTTGCCTTTTCTATCAAATTATCAAGAATATCACTACCGATATATCCGAAATCAAATGCGCGGTATAACTGGGAACGAGTCTCACCACAGGACCCTTTTGCAATACTTAAAAATTGAAGGAATTCCTTATTCCCTTCCCTTTCAAATCCTTCGGCTATATTATCCATTACAGACCCAGCTGACGCTCTTGTCTGGTCTCTGAATCTATAGTCTTTATTGAATGGTTCGGTTTTTGTAATTTCATAAACCACCTTACTAAGTTCTCGTGCATTCTGCCATATTTCCAAATCTTCAAAGTTTGATATTTTTGGCATCTTGGGTAATATAGTGTCTATTTTTGATATATTACAAGTTGCTATTTTATGCTTGGATTTAAAAACCTAGAGGTTCCGGTTGTTATTCGCCCTTTACTTTTTTTCCTGTTTTCTGACTTACTTTTTTAGTTATTCAACTTTGAACCTTTGAATTTTGAACCTTCAAAAATGATTCATTACAGAATCACTCTTACCACTACCCATAACCTCTGACCTAATTTTTTATTACTATCCCAGTTATATTTGTTTTCGGAAGGCCGTAATCC
The genomic region above belongs to Desulfatiglans sp. and contains:
- a CDS encoding four helix bundle protein → MPKISNFEDLEIWQNARELSKVVYEITKTEPFNKDYRFRDQTRASAGSVMDNIAEGFEREGNKEFLQFLSIAKGSCGETRSQLYRAFDFGYIGSDILDNLIEKAKHLSKQISNFMSYLRKSSYKGSKFK